The Filimonas lacunae genomic sequence ACTTTCTCCTGGCCCGAAAAAAGGATTGCATTAACCAGGCACATTCAGCTGCCATAACACCTTTTACTATCTCCGCTTTTGGATGAAAAGGAGCGCTGCTGTAAGAGGGTGCCGGATCGGTAAAGCGCTGGTAACCGTTTTTTTCATCACTGGCGCCGTATACAATACGCCCCACTTTACTCCAGTATAAGGCCCCGCTGCACATAAGGCAGGGTTCCACTGTTACATATAAAGTAGCATCGGGCAGGTATTTAGCGCCAAGGTGATTAAAGGCAGATGTTAATGCGATGATTTCAGCATGGGCGGTAGGATCGTTTAAGCGTTCTACCTGGTTATGACCCCTGGAAATTATTTTATTATTAATTACCACTATAGCACCCACAGGCACCTCCTCTTCATCAAAGGCCAGCTGTGCTTCTTTTAAAGCCTGCTGCATAAAATAAGTATCGTCGTACAAAGGCATTATTGCTGTAATAAAGATTTTAACTGGTGGGTGTATTGGCTGGCACGTTGCGCTGCAAAGATATCAGTAACCAGCAGTATAATGGTCAGCAATGTTAATGCACCACCAAATCCAAACCAGAAAGAACTTTCAGGCTTGTTCCTGTTTGCGGCTATTATAATGCTGCCAGTTAACAGCAATATACATTCGGCAATGTGTATGTATCTGAACTGTTTGTTTACGGCCTCTATGCGCGGTAGTTCGCGTTGCTGCAGCTGATCGGGATTCATAGACAAGGCGTACACATTGCTGATACGTTGTTCATCGCTTCTGTTATATACGGTGTAACCGGCAATAATCACCAGCAAACCAACAGCAACAGCAGGAATTGCAGCTCCTTTCCAGGCGGGTGTTTTTAGCGCCAGCCAGCAGATGACTGCAAACACCAACAGCACACAACCTGTAATGATAAATGCCAGTGCTGTTTGCTTTTCGGCGGTGAAATATTTTTCAATATCTGTTTGAGTAAGCATGGATACGGGTTATCAATGAGTGATAGCTTGTGTAACAGTGGTGCTCAGTGGTGAAATAGAAGGGCCAAAGTAATATTGCAGACTGCCTTGTTCATTCACCAGGTATTTACTGAAATTCCATTCAGGTTGAATGTTATTCCAGCCATTGAGCGATGCATCGGAAAGCCATTTGAACACTTCGCTTTGTGCAACATCCTTTATCACCACACTTTTTTTCATCAATGGAAAAGTAACTCCAAAATTTACCTGGCAAAACTGTGCTATTTCTGCATCACTTCCTTTTTCCTGCTCTTTGAAATCGTTGGCGGGAAAGCCTAAAATTACCAGTTGCGGATATTGCTGATGCAGTTGTTGTAGTTGCGTGTATTGAGCGGTCCAGCCACAACCGGAAGCGGTATTTACCAGTAACACCTGTTTGCCTTTAAACTGTTCAAAGCTAAGGGTAACGCCATTGTTCTGCACGGTTTGTAATGCGTAGAAAGAGGCTGGCGGCACAGCTTCATTGGTGTTATATTGTATGCGATTGTTCACGCCCAGCAAACGGGTAAGTTTCATAAGCAGCGGGTAGACGAAGCGTAAAAAAGACTGTTTCCCTTTCATGGTAACCAATTATTTTAAAAGCCATTTTAATAACTTCAGCTTGCCTTTATAGGGCGGGTATTTTACTGAAGGGTCGGGCCATATAGCTGATGTAAGAATAGCTTTAGGCCGGGTAAAGATATCGAAACTGTATTTACCATGATATTGCCCCATACCACTGGTGGCAACACCTCCAAACGGCAAATACGGGTTGCCCAGATGCATCAATGTGTTGTTGATGCAACCACCGCCAAATGCAATGTTTTCTGTAAAGTAAGTTTGTGCTTCGCGGTTGCTGCTGAACACATATAGCGACAACGGGTTAGGGTGTTGCTGTATAAACGCCAGCGCTTCTTCGCGGTGCTGGTAAGTATATACCGGAAGCAATGGGCCAAATATCTCTTCCTGCATAACAGGGGCGGTAGTTGCAACATGGTCCAGTATAGTAGGTGCTATGTAAAGACTGTTCCTGTTGGTTTGGCCGCCGGTAACTATTTGCCCCTGTTTCAGGTATTCCTGTAAGGTGTCAAATCTTTTGGTGTTGATAATGCGACCATAGTCGTAGGATTGAAGCGGGTCAGTGCCATAATATTTTTGAATGGCGGCTGTCATTGCTTGTATCAATGCTTCTTTTTTAGACTGATGCACCAGCAGATAATCCGGTGCTACACAGGTTTGCCCGGCATTGGTAAACTTACCCCATACAATACGTGCAGCAGCGGTAGTGATATTAGCGGTTTCATCCACAATGCAAGGGCTTTTACCACCTAGCTCCAGCGTAACAGGAATTAATTGCGCTGCGGCTTGCTGTGCAACGGCTTTGCCTACTGGAATACTTCCAGTGAAAAAAATATGATGAAAGCGGAATTCCTGTAGCAATGAATGCACTACGGTACTGCCTTCTCCCTGCACTACACTTATAAACTCAGGTGCAAAATGAGCCTGTATCATATCTGCAATAACAGCGGCTGTGTGCGGCGCCAGTTCAGAAGGTTTTAGTACAACACAATTACCACCTGCAATAGCGCCGGTCAATGGAATCATCATAAGGTTAAAAGGATAATTCCAGGGAGCCACAATAAGGCATACGCCTAACGGGTCTTTGATCACTTTGCTTTTGCCGGGAAACAGGGCCAATGGTGTTGATACATGTGAAGGACGCATCCACTCTTCCAGGTGGTACAGGATATGTTTTATTTCTGCATAGCAAATGCCTATTTCTGTGGTGTAGGCTTCTTCGGGCGATTTATGCAGATCATTATACAGGGCTTCTATAATGCGGGTTTCATATTCCTGTATGGCGTTGCGTAACTTTTTCAGCTGCTGAATTCTAAAGCTGTAACTACGCGTAGCACCATTGGTATAATGTTGCTGCATGGGCTGTAGAAAGGCATGTTGCATAAAAGTATTTATAGATACAAGTTACGCACCTTAATTTTGTGAAGGACAAACTATTTTACTTTGAAAAAGCAGTATTGGGCTTTGGCAATGATTGCAGTGGCAATGGTTGCCTGCGGACAACAGAGTGGACAAAATCAGGCACAGGCCAAACCTTTAAAAGACAACAGCAGCAACCCCGATTATCAGAAAGGTATAGAGCTGGTTGCCAAAAATGACTGTTTAAGCTGTCATAAAATAGAAGATAAAATGCTGGGGCCATCTTACAGGCAGGTGGCTAATAAGTACGAAAACAATGAGGCCAATATTAAAATGCTGGCTAATAAAGTGATACAAGGCGGACAGGGTGTTTGGGGGCCGGTTCCTATGACTGCGCATCCACAACTGTCAGAAGCAGACGCGCAGCAAATGATTAAATACATTTTCCTGTTAAAGAACTAGCATTCGCAGCCTTTTTCTTCCGGGAAGGTGGCCATTCGCCTTTCCGGAACAAAACCATCGTAACGTGTTACTATCTGTTGCAGTATCTCTTCAATTTCTGCTACTGATTTTACTGTTACCAGCTGGTTGCGGAATTCTTTAATATGCGGAAAGCCTTTAAGGTAGTTGGTATAATGCCTGCGCATTTCCAGTATGCCTACCACTTCTCCTTTCCATTCTACTGCTTTATGTAAATGCTTTTTAATAGCATCTGCACGTTGTTGTACAGTGGGCGCAGGTGCATGAGTGCCTGTGTTGAAGAAATGTTTTATTTCATTAAAAATCCAGGGATAACCAATAGCAGCACGGCCAATCATAATGCCATCTATACCATAGCGGTTTTTATATTCCAGTGCTTTTTCGGGACTGTCAATATCGCCATTGCCGAAAATAGGGATCTGGATGCGTGGATTGTTCTTTACTTTACCTATTAAGGTCCAGTCGGCATGACCTTTATACATCTGCGAGCGTGTGCGGCCATGTATAGAAAGTGCTTTAATGCCTACATCCTGCAGGCGTTCTGCTACCTCTTCTATATTAATAGAGCTTTCATCCCATCCCAGGCGGGTTTTTACTGTAACGGGTTTATCCGTTGCTTTTACCACAGCACTGGTAAGCCTTACCATTAAGTCAATATCTTTTAACACACCTGCCCCTGCCCCTTTGCTTACCACTTTTTTCACCGGGCAACCAAAGTTAATATCCACCAGGTCGGGGTTGGTGGCACCTACAATGCGGGCGCTTAAAGCCATCGCTTCTTCATCACCTCCAAATATCTGGATGCCGATAGGACGTTCGTAATCGAATATGTCCAGTTTCTGTCTGCTTTTGATAGCATCCCGGATTAATCCTTCGCTGCTGATAAATTCAGTGTACATCAAATCAGCGCCATTGTCTTTACAAACAGCACGAAACGGCGGGTCGCTTACATCTTCCATGGGCGCCAGCAGTAGCGGAAATTCCGGTAACGTTATCTCTCCAATTCTCACCATGTAATAAATACTACGGGTTACTCGTAAATTTGCAAAATTACGATTCTTATATTTAAAGCATGCGTCAAACACTTCGGAACAATTACCTGGCTCAGTTAGGTCTGTTACTTTTTATTTTCGGCACCAGTGCAATTGTACTAGCGCTTCTTATTCAGGTACTTATGTCGGCTTTACACCTGAGTCCTGATGCGCTCACCAGTTCTCCGGGCATAGCCAGGTTGTCGCAATGTATTGGCGCTTTTTTAACAATGGGACTTCCCTCACTCGTATTTGGCTATATAGTAAATAACCATAAACCTGCCCAATATCTCCGTTTTACCCGCCGCATCAGTGGCAAACAGGTGTTTCTGGTAATTGTAATTGTGTTTGCTGCGGTTTTGTTAGGCGGTGCGCTGGCCAGAGTAAACCAACAGCTTCCAGTGCCGGCAAATTGGGCCCAAGCATTTAAAAAGCTGGAAGACAATTACAATAAAGATATTATGGTCATTGCAGGTATGCGCAACATACAGGACTATATTGTTTCCTTGTTACTGCTTGCTTTTTTACCTGCTATGATGGAGGAAATGTTGTTTAGAGGTTGTGTGCAGCAGGTGGCTGTTGGACTGGTGCGCAAGCCCTGGTTAGGTATATTGATTACAGGGGTGTTGTTCAGTGCTATTCATATTTCCTTTTACGGTTTTTTACCCCGCCTGATGCTGGGTATGGTACTGGGCTACCTGTATTATTATGGCAACAATATCTGGTTAAATATCTGGGCGCATTTTTTCAATAATGCCATGGCATTAACCAGTGTGTATTCGTTAAGCCGTTCCGGTAAACTAACGCCCGATTCGGTAAATGATTCTATGAATGACACTTTTCCTTTGTATATTGGATTACTGGGATTAATGGTGACCGTTTCTTTATTGATTCGTTTTAAAACGGAAAGTGAAAGGGTGGCACAATTATATCCTAATGATCAGGAACCATTTAATCATACGAACCCATGACACCTAATTCGTGGTTTTTATTATTACGTCTTTCCGATTACACACGTGCCAGCATTGTAAAAGGCTTGCTGGAAGAGAATCTGATACAAGTGCTGTTGCTGAATAAGCAGGACAGTAGTTACCTCAATTTCGGAGAGATAGAAATATATGTACCCGTACATTTGAAAGATTTTGCTAATCAGCTACTCAATAAAGCATTGCTGAATTAAGCAATGAGTTCTGCATAACGTATTACCTGTTCCCTGTTCGGGAAAAGCATCCTGTATATTTAAGCTGATAATATGGACGGTATGAGTGGATATGATGTGATAGTAATTGGAGCCGGCGCGTCAGGACTGATGGCTGCCTTACAATTGGCGAAAGCCGGCAAAAAAGTGCAGGTACTGGAAGCCAGGGCGCGTTTGGGTGGTCGTATTTATACGACTACAGATGCCGGTGGAAATGGACAGCTAGAACTAGGTGCTGAGTTTATACATGGCAATTTACCCGAAACACAACAATTGCTAAAGGAAGCTGGCTTAACTTATCATGAAGTAGCCGGTGAAATGTGGCGAATGGAGAAAGGGGCATTGGTGAAGAGTGAAATGTTTATACCCGACTGGCCTTTGCTGGTAAAGCAACTAGAATTACTACAAGAAGACATTACACTGGAAAGCTTTTTACAACAATATTTTCCCGGAGAAAGATATTCAGGTCTACGTAAGGCGGTAGAAAATTATGCTGCCGGTTACGATAATGCCGATGCTTCCAATGCCAGTGTTTTTGCATTACGTAAAGAATGGTTGCAGGAAGAAGATGCACCACAATACAGAATTGATAAGGGCTATGGAAGTATGATTGCTTTTATGGCAGAAAATATTACTGCCCTGGGCTCGCAGATCATTGTAAATGCACTGGTAAAAGAAATTCACTGGCAACCGGGAAAAGTAACCGTGCATACAGAAGAAGGTAGTTATTACATAGCGAACAAAATAGTAATAGCATTACCGTTGGGTGTGTTGCAGGCGAATGCAAAACAAGAAGCGGCGGTTGCCTTTATGCCTGTTATTGATAAGCTGGAGCAGGCTTTTCACCAGGTGGGCATGGGCGCTGTAATAAAAATTCTGATAGAGTTTGCTCCTGCTTTTTATCAGCAACTATTGCAGGAAAAAGGATTGCAGCATATGCAATTTCTTTTTTCAGAAGAGTTGATAGATACCTGGTGGACACAGGTGCCGCAACAACAGCCTGTGTTTACCGGTTGGTTAGGTGGGTTTAAAGCTAAAAAACACTTACATGCATCTTCCGAAACATTGTTACAAATGGCTTTGCAATCGCTGGCCACTATATTGCAGACAGAGGTAGCTGTTTTGCAACAGCATGTAACTGCCAGCAAGGTTGCCAACTGGACGGAAGATACTTTTACACTGGGCTCCTACTCTTATGCTACGGTAGAAACTCCTGCTGCTCTTCCATTGATAGAGCAGGGCCTTGCAGATACTTTATACTTTGCAGGCGAAGCATTTTACCAGGGCTCTTACACAGGCACGGTAGAAGCAGCGTTAGTGAGTGGTAAGCAGGCTGCTTTAAAGGCTTTACAGGCATAATGATGTAGACTTCTTTCAGCATTTAGCCACAAAATATGTTTCCTTCTTTTCCCGTTTAAGAGCAATTAACATTTGTGGTAAACCATGGCACGAAGTTTTTATGGGTATAGACAACGGAATGGTGATTTCCTGCTAAACATTCTTTTCTGTGAGGAGAAAAGAAAATTAAAAGGAATAAGCATTCATAAAAAGGTGTATTCCAAAAGGGATGCACCTTTATTGTTTCACCTGTTAAATGGAAAATCTATGAGCAACATTCAAAACCTAACCAGTGAAGAGGCTGTAGAAAAATTAAAAGCCCTGGCTAAAAGTGCAGACATATGTTTGTTTACTACTGCATTAACTGTGTTACCTCTTTCTACGCGTCCAATGAGCGTAAGCCAGGTAGATGAATTTGGTAACCTTTGGTTTTTAAGTAACAAGAGCAGCGATAAAAACCTGCATATTAAAAACGACAAGCGTGTGCAACTGTTCTTTTCCAATACTTCCAAAGCAGAGTTTTTAAGTGTGTATGGTGATGCCACTGTGTTTGATCACA encodes the following:
- a CDS encoding pyridoxamine 5'-phosphate oxidase family protein; this encodes MSNIQNLTSEEAVEKLKALAKSADICLFTTALTVLPLSTRPMSVSQVDEFGNLWFLSNKSSDKNLHIKNDKRVQLFFSNTSKAEFLSVYGDATVFDHNRAKAEELWNAVDKVWFPGGLDDPELTVICVAPQEAYYWDTKHNKAITFFNILAKAVTGGNGDEEGVQGHISVQGASI
- a CDS encoding nucleoside deaminase, coding for MPLYDDTYFMQQALKEAQLAFDEEEVPVGAIVVINNKIISRGHNQVERLNDPTAHAEIIALTSAFNHLGAKYLPDATLYVTVEPCLMCSGALYWSKVGRIVYGASDEKNGYQRFTDPAPSYSSAPFHPKAEIVKGVMAAECAWLMQSFFRARRK
- a CDS encoding flavin monoamine oxidase family protein produces the protein MSGYDVIVIGAGASGLMAALQLAKAGKKVQVLEARARLGGRIYTTTDAGGNGQLELGAEFIHGNLPETQQLLKEAGLTYHEVAGEMWRMEKGALVKSEMFIPDWPLLVKQLELLQEDITLESFLQQYFPGERYSGLRKAVENYAAGYDNADASNASVFALRKEWLQEEDAPQYRIDKGYGSMIAFMAENITALGSQIIVNALVKEIHWQPGKVTVHTEEGSYYIANKIVIALPLGVLQANAKQEAAVAFMPVIDKLEQAFHQVGMGAVIKILIEFAPAFYQQLLQEKGLQHMQFLFSEELIDTWWTQVPQQQPVFTGWLGGFKAKKHLHASSETLLQMALQSLATILQTEVAVLQQHVTASKVANWTEDTFTLGSYSYATVETPAALPLIEQGLADTLYFAGEAFYQGSYTGTVEAALVSGKQAALKALQA
- a CDS encoding CPBP family intramembrane glutamic endopeptidase; this translates as MRQTLRNNYLAQLGLLLFIFGTSAIVLALLIQVLMSALHLSPDALTSSPGIARLSQCIGAFLTMGLPSLVFGYIVNNHKPAQYLRFTRRISGKQVFLVIVIVFAAVLLGGALARVNQQLPVPANWAQAFKKLEDNYNKDIMVIAGMRNIQDYIVSLLLLAFLPAMMEEMLFRGCVQQVAVGLVRKPWLGILITGVLFSAIHISFYGFLPRLMLGMVLGYLYYYGNNIWLNIWAHFFNNAMALTSVYSLSRSGKLTPDSVNDSMNDTFPLYIGLLGLMVTVSLLIRFKTESERVAQLYPNDQEPFNHTNP
- a CDS encoding aldehyde dehydrogenase, which translates into the protein MQHAFLQPMQQHYTNGATRSYSFRIQQLKKLRNAIQEYETRIIEALYNDLHKSPEEAYTTEIGICYAEIKHILYHLEEWMRPSHVSTPLALFPGKSKVIKDPLGVCLIVAPWNYPFNLMMIPLTGAIAGGNCVVLKPSELAPHTAAVIADMIQAHFAPEFISVVQGEGSTVVHSLLQEFRFHHIFFTGSIPVGKAVAQQAAAQLIPVTLELGGKSPCIVDETANITTAAARIVWGKFTNAGQTCVAPDYLLVHQSKKEALIQAMTAAIQKYYGTDPLQSYDYGRIINTKRFDTLQEYLKQGQIVTGGQTNRNSLYIAPTILDHVATTAPVMQEEIFGPLLPVYTYQHREEALAFIQQHPNPLSLYVFSSNREAQTYFTENIAFGGGCINNTLMHLGNPYLPFGGVATSGMGQYHGKYSFDIFTRPKAILTSAIWPDPSVKYPPYKGKLKLLKWLLK
- a CDS encoding glutathione peroxidase; translation: MKLTRLLGVNNRIQYNTNEAVPPASFYALQTVQNNGVTLSFEQFKGKQVLLVNTASGCGWTAQYTQLQQLHQQYPQLVILGFPANDFKEQEKGSDAEIAQFCQVNFGVTFPLMKKSVVIKDVAQSEVFKWLSDASLNGWNNIQPEWNFSKYLVNEQGSLQYYFGPSISPLSTTVTQAITH
- the dusB gene encoding tRNA dihydrouridine synthase DusB; amino-acid sequence: MVRIGEITLPEFPLLLAPMEDVSDPPFRAVCKDNGADLMYTEFISSEGLIRDAIKSRQKLDIFDYERPIGIQIFGGDEEAMALSARIVGATNPDLVDINFGCPVKKVVSKGAGAGVLKDIDLMVRLTSAVVKATDKPVTVKTRLGWDESSINIEEVAERLQDVGIKALSIHGRTRSQMYKGHADWTLIGKVKNNPRIQIPIFGNGDIDSPEKALEYKNRYGIDGIMIGRAAIGYPWIFNEIKHFFNTGTHAPAPTVQQRADAIKKHLHKAVEWKGEVVGILEMRRHYTNYLKGFPHIKEFRNQLVTVKSVAEIEEILQQIVTRYDGFVPERRMATFPEEKGCEC
- a CDS encoding c-type cytochrome, with the protein product MKKQYWALAMIAVAMVACGQQSGQNQAQAKPLKDNSSNPDYQKGIELVAKNDCLSCHKIEDKMLGPSYRQVANKYENNEANIKMLANKVIQGGQGVWGPVPMTAHPQLSEADAQQMIKYIFLLKN
- a CDS encoding putative signal transducing protein gives rise to the protein MTPNSWFLLLRLSDYTRASIVKGLLEENLIQVLLLNKQDSSYLNFGEIEIYVPVHLKDFANQLLNKALLN